From a single Paramormyrops kingsleyae isolate MSU_618 chromosome 14, PKINGS_0.4, whole genome shotgun sequence genomic region:
- the htr1b gene encoding 5-hydroxytryptamine receptor 1B, with protein sequence MKTMERSSQLNPTSSVYGLMLNNCSVNETDENCTATKREEDGVNLIFQSSITVILSIITIATILSNAFVIATISQSRKLHTPANFLIASLAVTDLLVSVLVMPICVIYTVSHTWTLGQILCDIWLSSDITCCTASILHLCVIALDRYWAVTDAVGYAKKRTPARAAGMIATAWVIAISISLPPLFWRQEKVEEVTSCSVNTDHIFYTIYSTFGAFYIPTFLLIALYGKIYIEARRRIFKNCPSKAGKRLTSAHLITNSPGSESSTSPLNYRTQETSAAETCSPAHVWQVKVTVSDSLLDKKRISAAREKKATKTLGIILGAYIICWLPFFIYTLLVPLCSTCTFYPELFDFFTWLGYLNSLINPIIYTMSNEDFKKAFHKLIRFKCCRH encoded by the coding sequence ATGAAAACGATGGAGCGCTCCAGTCAGCTGAACCCAACGTCCTCCGTTTACGGTTTAATGTTGAATAACTGCTCTGTCAACGAAACCGATGAGAATTGCACCGCCACCAAAAGAGAAGAAGATGGCGTGAATTTGATTTTCCAGTCAAGTATAACCGTCATTCTGTCCATCATAACTATAGCCACGATATTATCCAATGCTTTCGTTATAGCGACTATTTCTCAGTCTAGGAAACTTCACACTCCTGCCAATTTCCTCATTGCTTCGTTGGCAGTTACGGACCTATTAGTCTCGGTGCTTGTGATGCCGATATGCGTGATATACACGGTAAGTCACACTTGGACTTTGGGTCAGATCTTATGTGACATTTGGTTGTCTTCGGACATTACATGCTGCACAGCGTCCATTCTCCATCTGTGCGTAATTGCGCTGGATCGCTACTGGGCGGTAACGGACGCAGTGGGATACGCGAAGAAGCGCACGCCAGCCCGGGCTGCTGGCATGATCGCCACCGCTTGGGTTATTGCAATCTCAATATCACTGCCTCCATTATTTTGGCGTCAGGAAAAAGTGGAAGAAGTTACGAGCTGCAGCGTAAATACGGATCACATTTTCTACACGATCTATTCTACTTTCGGGGCGTTTTATATCCCGACTTTTCTGCTGATTGCACTTTACGGGAAGATCTACATCGAAGCGCGCAGGAGGATTTTCAAAAATTGCCCGTCGAAAGCTGGAAAAAGGTTGACTTCAGCTCACTTGATCACAAACTCCCCGGGATCGGAGTCCTCCACGTCGCCCCTGAACTACAGGACCCAGGAAACGAGCGCAGCCGAAACCTGCTCGCCAGCTCACGTCTGGCAGGTCAAAGTCACAGTGTCCGATAGTCTCTTGGACAAAAAGAGAATATCCGCCGCACGAGAGAAGAAAGCCACAAAAACTCTGGGAATAATCCTCGGCGCCTATATAATATGTTGGTTACCCTTCTTCATTTACACCCTTCTTGTGCCTTTATGCAGTACATGCACTTTCTACCCAGAATTATTCGATTTCTTCACCTGGCTGGGCTACTTAAACTCCTTGATCAATCCGATCATTTATACTATGTCAAATGAAGATTTTAAAAAGGCTTTTCACAAACTCATACGCTTTAAATGCTGCAGGCACTGA